In one window of Acidimicrobiales bacterium DNA:
- a CDS encoding DUF2079 domain-containing protein has protein sequence MATRRERARQRYAPRRRYEAWLRRVQARIDGEWADRVVPWAAAGVLFVVLGALALAHAGELTGGQVGAYAQAAWLVAHGHEPFVTVRGVHLLAEHAPFGFYPVAVVAGFLPAVPTLLLVQSAALAVAVVPLWQLCRRVMHLRAGASSALVAAWALHPAVHNMNLAGFHPETLAVPAMVAAAAAALARRWWVFAGAAAVAVLLHAELGLVVAAAGAVWAVRGRRAVGIAAVVAGLAWVAFATLVVGPSVSGGEVVATRYLGSYGDGAGEVVRTMLANPGTVATDLFTQRNLDVVVGLLAPLLFLPLLAPRVLLAVVPLQALYLVSSQESAHGIGDHHVAAATAVVFVAAAAGLGRAGRKGVVIVTVERSLLTVLLAASGFAFLQSAASSPSHEPWEWGRDTPVERARQHAASMVPDDAPVSASLRVLPPLAERRQVFTFPAPYVEDAAGDPESEAERRAAVRWVVVDTTDRPTWSDTAEEVYGDLAGLGFVQVDQEAGVEVWTREGD, from the coding sequence GTGGCGACGCGGCGCGAGCGCGCCCGGCAGCGGTACGCCCCCCGGCGGCGCTACGAGGCGTGGCTGCGGCGGGTGCAGGCCCGCATCGACGGGGAGTGGGCCGACCGGGTGGTGCCCTGGGCCGCCGCCGGGGTCCTGTTCGTCGTCCTCGGCGCGCTCGCCCTGGCCCACGCCGGCGAGCTGACCGGCGGCCAGGTCGGGGCCTACGCCCAGGCGGCCTGGCTGGTCGCCCACGGGCACGAGCCGTTCGTGACGGTGCGGGGGGTGCACCTGCTGGCCGAGCACGCGCCGTTCGGCTTCTACCCGGTCGCGGTCGTCGCCGGCTTCCTGCCCGCCGTGCCGACCCTGCTGCTCGTGCAGTCGGCCGCCCTGGCCGTCGCCGTCGTCCCCCTCTGGCAGCTGTGCCGGCGGGTGATGCACCTGCGGGCCGGGGCCAGCAGCGCCCTGGTCGCCGCCTGGGCGCTCCACCCCGCCGTGCACAACATGAACCTGGCCGGCTTCCACCCCGAGACGCTGGCCGTGCCGGCGATGGTCGCGGCCGCCGCCGCCGCCCTCGCCCGCCGGTGGTGGGTGTTCGCGGGGGCGGCCGCCGTCGCCGTCCTCCTCCACGCCGAGCTCGGGCTGGTCGTGGCGGCCGCCGGGGCCGTCTGGGCGGTGCGGGGCCGCCGGGCCGTCGGGATCGCCGCCGTCGTGGCCGGCCTGGCCTGGGTGGCCTTCGCCACCCTGGTGGTGGGGCCGTCGGTGTCGGGCGGGGAGGTGGTCGCCACCCGGTACCTCGGGTCCTACGGCGACGGGGCCGGCGAGGTCGTGCGGACGATGCTCGCCAACCCGGGCACGGTCGCCACCGACCTGTTCACCCAGCGCAACCTCGACGTGGTCGTCGGCCTGCTGGCCCCGCTGCTGTTCCTCCCGCTGCTCGCACCCCGCGTGCTGCTCGCCGTCGTCCCGCTCCAGGCCCTCTACCTCGTCTCCTCCCAGGAGTCGGCCCACGGCATCGGCGACCACCACGTCGCCGCCGCCACCGCGGTCGTGTTCGTGGCCGCCGCCGCCGGCCTCGGCCGGGCCGGGCGCAAGGGCGTGGTGATCGTGACCGTCGAGCGGTCCCTGCTCACCGTGCTGCTCGCCGCGTCCGGGTTCGCCTTCCTCCAGTCGGCCGCCTCGTCGCCGTCGCACGAGCCCTGGGAGTGGGGGAGGGACACGCCGGTGGAGCGGGCCCGCCAGCACGCGGCGTCGATGGTGCCCGACGATGCCCCGGTGAGCGCCTCCCTGCGGGTGCTCCCCCCGCTCGCCGAGCGGCGCCAGGTGTTCACCTTCCCCGCCCCCTACGTCGAGGACGCCGCGGGCGACCCCGAGTCCGAGGCCGAGCGCCGGGCCGCCGTGCGCTGGGTGGTGGTCGACACGACCGACCGCCCCACGTGGAGCGACACGGCCGAGGAGGTCTACGGCGACCTGGCCGGCCTCGGCTTCGTGCAGGTCGACCAGGAGGCCGGCGTCGAGGTGTGGACCAGGGAGGGCGACTAG
- a CDS encoding HIT family protein: MTTVFTRIIQGELPGRFVWRDDRCVAFLSINPLRPGHTLVVPVEEVDHWLDLDDDLARHLMGVSRVVGRALRAAFRPERVGLVIAGLEVPHTHLHVVPIRDMGDLDFANADPSPDPADLDDAAERVRSALRDLGRSEVAG; encoded by the coding sequence GTGACGACGGTCTTCACCCGCATCATCCAGGGCGAGCTGCCGGGCCGCTTCGTGTGGCGCGACGACCGGTGCGTGGCGTTCCTGTCGATCAACCCCCTCCGGCCCGGGCACACGCTGGTCGTGCCCGTCGAGGAGGTCGACCACTGGCTCGACCTCGACGACGACCTGGCCCGCCACCTCATGGGCGTGTCCCGGGTGGTCGGGCGGGCGCTCCGGGCCGCCTTCCGGCCCGAGCGCGTCGGCCTCGTGATCGCCGGGCTCGAGGTGCCCCACACCCACCTGCACGTGGTGCCCATCCGGGACATGGGCGACCTCGACTTCGCCAACGCCGACCCGAGCCCCGACCCGGCCGACCTGGACGACGCCGCCGAGCGGGTCCGGTCGGCGCTCCGCGACCTCGGCCGCTCCGAGGTGGCCGGCTAG